From one Anoplolepis gracilipes chromosome 10, ASM4749672v1, whole genome shotgun sequence genomic stretch:
- the LOC140669980 gene encoding dynein light chain 2, cytoplasmic, which translates to MSDRKAVIKNADMSEEMQQDAVDCATQALEKYNIEKDIAAFIKKEFDKKYNPTWHCIVGRNFGSYVTHETRHFIYFYLGQVAILLFKSG; encoded by the exons ATGTCGGACCGAAAGGCAGTAATTAAGAATGCTGATATGTCAGAGGAGATGCAGCAAGATGCTGTTGATTGCGCTACTCAagctcttgaaaaatataacatagaaAAG GACATTGCAGCGTTTATCAAGAAAGAGTTCGATAAGAAGTACAATCCGACGTGGCATTGCATTGTAGGACGTAATTTCGGTAGCTACGTGACGCACGAAACAAGacattttatctatttctaCCTTGGTCAAGTAGCCATTCTCCTCTTTAAGAGCGGATAA
- the LOC140670332 gene encoding LOW QUALITY PROTEIN: uncharacterized protein (The sequence of the model RefSeq protein was modified relative to this genomic sequence to represent the inferred CDS: inserted 2 bases in 1 codon), translating into MFRLFIMTTILFVLINAELQRILLHKRDSIRNILKKVGINLQQMLEKSTVSEFLSNNVDAQYYGEISITGTPPQKFKILFDTDSSNLWVPSMMCKNFTLFYNKYDSSKSSTYESNGASVQIQYGTGNLAGFLSTDIVNVAGLNVQRQTFAEATEESLMFLFTKFDGILGMGYHRIAVDGVTPVFNNMVKQGLVSQPVFSFYLNRNSLAGIGGDLTLGGSDHYEGDIFPVTYKGYWQFTMDSVNGVSIGVSIVLCNNSCQAIADAGTSLXPSSDINIINENIGADSKGHVDCNQISEMPIINFILSGKKFNLTGKDYILKNIANNGTVICSSGFQKGSFLWILGDVFLGPYYTVFDMGKNQVGFAPYKMSKNCFENMFRLLATTALFTLINADFQRLSLHKIDSARQTLEKIDIDSQQDLAEHNITTESLDDYQDVQYYGEISIGTPPQMFKILFDTGSSNLWVPSIKCISLGCELHNKYDSSKSSTYIKNGTLFYIQYGTGSTIGFLSTDNVNISNLVVKKQTFAEVTDEPGGTFVFAKFDGIMGMAYPSISVDGVVPVFYNMVQQNLSSGVFSFHLAKNPKAKPGGELIFGGSDSKYYKGDFTYVSVIRKGYWQFKVDNIIINNHRGSISLCPMSCQAIADTGTSLIVGSPKDVMMINAMMVGVPCSQTYKLPTISFIINGSILNLTGKDYIIQNNDGSCSTGFQAADLSPNGIQWILGDVFIRSYYTEFDMNNNRVGFAKAK; encoded by the exons ATGTTTCGCCTTTTCATAATGACTACAATACTCTTCGTATTGATCAATGCAGAGCTCCAGAG aattttattgcaCAAGAGGGATTCTAttcgaaacattttaaagaaagttGGTATCAACTTGCAACAAATGTTAGAAAAAAGTACTGTATCGGAATTTTTGTCCAACAATGTGGACGCTCAGTACTATGGCGAAATATCCATCACAGGAACTCCACcacagaaatttaaaatactatttgATACTGATTCTTCAAATCTTTGGGTACCATCCAtgatgtgtaaaaattttactt tattttataacaaatatgatAGCAGTAAATCCAGCACATATGAATCAAATGGTGCTTCGGTTCAGATTCAGTATGGCACTGGCAATTTGGCTGGATTCTTATCTACTGATATAGTGAAT gTTGCCGGTCTCAATGTTCAGCGTCAAACATTTGCCGAAGCGACTGAAGAGAGCTTAATGTTTTTGTTTACAAAGTTTGACGGTATCTTGGGTATGGGCTATCACAGGATAGCCGTCGATGGAGTGACGCCTGTCTTCAACAATATGGTCAAGCAAGGCCTAGTGTCGCAACCTGTTTTCAGCTTTTATCTGAATCG AAACTCTTTAGCCGGGATAGGTGGTGACCTGACATTAGGTGGTTCCGATCATTACGAAGGTGATATCTTCCCTGTTACTTACAAAGGATACTGGCAATTTACCATGGATAG TGTCAACGGTGTTAGCATAGGTGTTAGCATAGTCCTGTGCAACAATAGCTGCCAAGCTATTGCTGACGCAGGTACCTCTTT ACCATCATCAGATATcaacattattaatgaaaacattGGAGCTGATAGTAAAGGACAC gTGGACTGCAATCAGATTTCTGAGATGcctataatcaattttattctgaGTGGTAAGAAGTTCAACCTCACGGGTAAGGATTACATTCTTAAG aatataGCGAATAATGGCACTGTGATATGTTCGAGTGGATTCCAAAAAGGCTCATTCCTATGGATTCTGGGCGATGTATTTCTTGGTCCTTACTATACCGTGTTTGATATGGGAAAAAACCAAGTGGGATTTGCTCC ATATaaa ATGTCGAAAAATTGTTTCGAAAACATGTTTCGTCTTCTGGCAACAACTGCGCTATTCACCCTGATCAACGCGGATTTTCAGAG GCTGTCATTACACAAGATAGATTCTGCCCGACAAACTttggaaaaaattgatatcgaCTCGCAACAAGATTTGGCTGAACATAATATTACAACGGAATCTTTGGACGATTATCAAGACGTGCAGTACTATGGTGAAATCAGTATCGGAACTCCGCCACAGATGTTTAAAATACTATTTGATACTGGTTCTTCAAATCTTTGGGTACCATCCATAAAGTGCATAAGTCTTGGTTGTG aacttcataataaatatgatagcAGTAAGTCcagcacatatataaaaaatggtactctattttatattcagtaTGGCACTGGCAGTACGATTGGATTCCTATCTACTGACAACGTAAAC attAGTAATCTCGTTGTTAAAAAGCAAACGTTCGCGGAAGTGACGGATGAGCCAGGCGGAACATTTGTTTTTGCAAAGTTTGATGGTATCATGGGAATGGCTTATCCGTCGATATCCGTCGATGGAGTGGTGCCTGTCTTCTACAACATGGTTCAACAAAACTTATCATCAGGTGTTTTCAGTTTTCATCTAGCTAa AAATCCTAAAGCTAAGCCAGGTGGTGAATTGATATTTGGTGGTTCCGAttccaaatattataaaggCGACTTCACATATGTTTCTGTTATTCGCAAAGGATACTGGCAATTTAAAGTGGATAA tattataataaataatcaccGCGGTAGTATCAGCCTTTGCCCAATGAGCTGCCAAGCTATCGCCGATACAGGTACCTCGTTAATAGTTGGATCACCTAAAGACGTTATGATGATTAACGCAATGATGGTAGGAGTA CCTTGCAGTCAGACTTATAAGTTACCTacaatctcttttattataaatggtaGTATATTAAATCTTACCGGTAAGGACTATATTATTCAG AATAACGACGGCTCATGTTCGACCGGCTTCCAGGCAGCTGACCTGAGTCCAAATGGAATACAATGGATTCTGGGCGATGTATTTATTAGAAGTTATTACACCGAGTTTGATATGAACAATAATAGAGTAGGATTTGCAAAGGCAAAATAA
- the LOC140670155 gene encoding lysosomal aspartic protease-like: protein MFRSFVVTVALFVLIDAQIYRIPLHKMNSVRKTIMRSSKELKQVSGNNNSATAYLTNYKNFQYYGTISIGTPLQIFKVIFDTGSSDFWVPSKQCKSSNSICESHIHKYDSNKSSTYESNGAPFAIRYGSGSLIGFYSTDVVNVAGLNVQNQTFAEGVEETGKTSSLFTNAQFDGILGLGYDTKSVDEVTPVFYNMIQQGLLSQPVFSFYLNRDSSAEIGGELTFGGTNSAHYDGELFYIPVTRKEYWQFTIDSFQVGDDNLCTNGCQAIADTGASLIYAPSSYIDVINEKIGADSNGYVNCSQLDEFPTIAVVLNNKTFNLTPSNYIIQEVEEGILKCLSGFDKLNFPLWILGDLFIRSYYTVFDLGNNRVGFAPSK, encoded by the exons atgtttCGCTCTTTCGTAGTGACCGTGGCACTTTTCGTGCTGATTGATGCGCAAATCTATAG gATTCCACTGCACAAAATGAATTCTGTTCGAAAAACTATAATGAGATCTAGTAAAGAATTGAAACAAGTTTCGGGTAACAATAATTCTGCAACGGCATATTtgactaattataaaaactttcagTACTATGGTACAATCAGCATCGGAACTCCGTTACagatatttaaagtaatatttgatACTGGCTCTTCAGATTTTTGGGTTCCGTCGAAACAATGCAAATCCTCTAATTCTATTTGCG aatcacatatacataaatacgaCAGTAACAAATCTAGCACATATGAATCAAATGGTGCTCCGTTTGCTATTCGATATGGCAGTGGCAGTTTGATTGGATTTTATTCTACTGATGTAGTAAAT GTTGCCGGCCTTAATGTTCAAAATCAAACATTTGCAGAAGGGGTTGAAGAGACGGGCAAAACGTCCAGTTTGTTTACTAATGCACAGTTTGACGGTATTTTGGGCCTAGGTTATGACACGAAGTCCGTCGATGAAGTGACACCTGTTTTTTACAATATGATACAACAAGGCCTATTGTCACAACCTGTTTTCAGCTTTTATCTGAATCG AGACTCTTCAGCCGAGATAGGTGGTGAACTGACGTTTGGTGGTACTAATTCTGCTCATTATGACGGGGAATTGTTCTATATTCCTGTTACTAGAAAAGAATACTGGCAATTTACCATCGATAG TTTCCAAGTAGGTGATGATAACTTGTGTACGAATGGTTGCCAAGCTATTGCTGACACGGGTGCCTCTCTAATATATGCACCATCCTCATATATCGACGTTATTAACGAAAAAATTGGAGCTGACAGTAATGGATAC GTGAATTGCAGTCAACTTGATGAGTTTCCTACAATTGCTGTTGTTCTTAATAATAAGACATTTAATCTTACTCCttcgaattatattattcaa gAGGTTGAAGAAGGCATCCTGAAATGTTTGAGTGGCTTCGATAAACTTAACTTTCCGCTATGGATCCTGGGGGATCTATTTATTCGTTCTTATTATACCGTGTTCGATTTAGGAAATAATCGAGTAGGATTTGCCccatcaaaataa